The following coding sequences lie in one Lolium perenne isolate Kyuss_39 chromosome 2, Kyuss_2.0, whole genome shotgun sequence genomic window:
- the LOC127334898 gene encoding putative disease resistance protein RGA4 isoform X1: MQSISEQHQVYWQSLGNTRLFPTPGHRNFTTTLSIGEIKFKMELAMSAVAGELLSRFISFLSNKYHSSQAYSEDKQLEKLQLLLLRACTVVEEADGRYITNSGMLAQLKMLASAMYRGYWALGAASYRSLEEDSTLEVEVSNSSVCPKRSRAVHANARKNQARYLLELQGALESLESIVGNLREFVLILGGCDRMVRRPYDAYLYMENFMFGRHTEKQLLSKFLLQHDHRSPPAVLPIIGALGVGKKTLVAHVCNDERVRSRFPVILHLRESDLLTMTDHSTLVAEKTTLLIIEFVSDLGEKDWSRFYSALASLDSRSKVVILSRYKNSEKFGTVKPIFLNPLSYEEFSYLFKTLTFGSANQLEYPRLVRIADEFARELQSDWSLVTANLLADVIRRDLNVCFWLCILTRLRRVVERNLSMFGEHPKLLLERGHEIAVTDLVLHSSCPLRLVWGITDDVPMKKKPSKVTFHELLIDPGAGRKVESGQLTWESRLPPYTSFHHFVSPCAQGMLGGTTLSRRKRRGVPF; encoded by the coding sequence ATGCAGTCAATCTCAGAGCAACATCAGGTATATTGGCAATCCCTGGGCAACACCCGTCTCTTCCCCACTCCTGGACACCGTAATTTTACCACTACTCTTTCCATTGGAGAAATTAAATTCAAGATGGAGCTTGCCATGTCTGCAGTAGCAGGTGAACTCTTGAGCCGATTCATCTCCTTCCTCAGCAACAAGTACCACTCGAGCCAGGCATACTCGGAAGATAAGCAGCTTGAGAAGCTGCAACTGCTGCTCCTGAGAGCTTGCACTGTCGTCGAGGAGGCGGACGGGCGGTACATCACCAACTCGGGCATGCTCGCGCAGCTCAAGATGCTGGCGAGCGCTATGTACCGAGGCTACTGGGCGCTAGGGGCCGCCAGTTACAGGTCCCTCGAGGAGGATAGTACCCTGGAGGTGGAGGTTAGCAACTCATCTGTCTGTCCAAAACGTTCCCGCGCAGTCCATGCCAATGCTCGAAAGAACCAGGCCAGGTACCTTCTCGAGCTTCAGGGTGCACTGGAAAGCTTAGAAAGTATTGTTGGTAATCTGAGGGAGTTTGTTTTGATTCTGGGTGGGTGCGATCGCATGGTTCGTAGACCATACGATGCCTATCTTTACATGGAGAACTTCATGTTCGGCCGCCATACCGAGAAGCAATTGTTGTCCAAGTTCCTGCTGCAGCACGACCATCGCTCTCCACCGGCTGTTCTCCCCATCATCGGTGCTCTTGGAGTTGGGAAGAAGACGCTAGTCGCACATGTGTGCAACGACGAGAGGGTTAGATCGCGCTTCCCTGTGATCTTGCATCTGCGTGAATCTGATCTGTTGACCATGACAGACCACTCAACTCTTGTTGCAGAGAAGACGACACTGCTAATCATCGAGTTTGTTTCGGATCTGGGTGAGAAGGATTGGTCCAGGTTTTACTCGGCTCTGGCAAGCTTGGATAGTAGAAGCAAAGTGGTTATCCTAAGCCGGTATAAGAATTCAGAGAAGTTTGGAACTGTGAAGCCAATATTTCTGAATCCTCTGTCATACGAGGAGTTCAGCTACCTCTTCAAGACGCTCACATTTGGGAGCGCGAACCAGCTGGAATACCCGCGGCTAGTACGGATCGCGGACGAGTTTGCGAGGGAGCTGCAGTCAGATTGGTCGCTGGTCACTGCAAATCTGCTTGCGGACGTGATAAGAAGAGATCTGAATGTTTGTTTCTGGCTCTGCATACTGACCAGGCTTAGAAGGGTAGTGGAGAGAAACTTGTCCATGTTTGGTGAACACCCCAAGTTACTTCTCGAGAGAGGTCATGAAATAGCTGTCACGGACCTTGTTTTGCACTCCTCCTGTCCGCTTCGCCTCGTCTGGGGCATCACAGATGATGTTCCCATGAAGAAGAAACCATCAAAGGTTACATTTCATGAACTGTTGATAGATCCTGGGGCTGGGAGAAAAGTGGAGTCCGGTCAGTTGACATGGGAATCAAGGTTACCGCCTTATACTTCATTTCATCACTTTGTTTCACCTTGTGCTCAAGGTATGCTTGGAGGTACTACCCTGTCACGACGGAAGCGTCGAGGGGTGCCTTTCTAG
- the LOC127334898 gene encoding uncharacterized protein isoform X4: MQSISEQHQVYWQSLGNTRLFPTPGHRNFTTTLSIGEIKFKMELAMSAVAGELLSRFISFLSNKYHSSQAYSEDKQLEKLQLLLLRACTVVEEADGRYITNSGMLAQLKMLASAMYRGYWALGAASYRSLEEDSTLEVEVSNSSVCPKRSRAVHANARKNQARPYDAYLYMENFMFGRHTEKQLLSKFLLQHDHRSPPAVLPIIGALGVGKKTLVAHVCNDERVRSRFPVILHLRESDLLTMTDHSTLVAEKTTLLIIEFVSDLGEKDWSRFYSALASLDSRSKVVILSRYKNSEKFGTVKPIFLNPLSYEEFSYLFKTLTFGSANQLEYPRLVRIADEFARELQSDWSLVTANLLADVIRRDLNVCFWLCILTRLRRVVERNLSMFGEHPKLLLERGHEIAVTDLVLHSSCPLRLVWGITDDVPMKKKPSKVTFHELLIDPGAGRKVESGQLTWESRLPPYTSFHHFVSPCAQGMLGGTTLSRRKRRGVPF; encoded by the exons ATGCAGTCAATCTCAGAGCAACATCAGGTATATTGGCAATCCCTGGGCAACACCCGTCTCTTCCCCACTCCTGGACACCGTAATTTTACCACTACTCTTTCCATTGGAGAAATTAAATTCAAGATGGAGCTTGCCATGTCTGCAGTAGCAGGTGAACTCTTGAGCCGATTCATCTCCTTCCTCAGCAACAAGTACCACTCGAGCCAGGCATACTCGGAAGATAAGCAGCTTGAGAAGCTGCAACTGCTGCTCCTGAGAGCTTGCACTGTCGTCGAGGAGGCGGACGGGCGGTACATCACCAACTCGGGCATGCTCGCGCAGCTCAAGATGCTGGCGAGCGCTATGTACCGAGGCTACTGGGCGCTAGGGGCCGCCAGTTACAGGTCCCTCGAGGAGGATAGTACCCTGGAGGTGGAGGTTAGCAACTCATCTGTCTGTCCAAAACGTTCCCGCGCAGTCCATGCCAATGCTCGAAAGAACCAGGCCAG ACCATACGATGCCTATCTTTACATGGAGAACTTCATGTTCGGCCGCCATACCGAGAAGCAATTGTTGTCCAAGTTCCTGCTGCAGCACGACCATCGCTCTCCACCGGCTGTTCTCCCCATCATCGGTGCTCTTGGAGTTGGGAAGAAGACGCTAGTCGCACATGTGTGCAACGACGAGAGGGTTAGATCGCGCTTCCCTGTGATCTTGCATCTGCGTGAATCTGATCTGTTGACCATGACAGACCACTCAACTCTTGTTGCAGAGAAGACGACACTGCTAATCATCGAGTTTGTTTCGGATCTGGGTGAGAAGGATTGGTCCAGGTTTTACTCGGCTCTGGCAAGCTTGGATAGTAGAAGCAAAGTGGTTATCCTAAGCCGGTATAAGAATTCAGAGAAGTTTGGAACTGTGAAGCCAATATTTCTGAATCCTCTGTCATACGAGGAGTTCAGCTACCTCTTCAAGACGCTCACATTTGGGAGCGCGAACCAGCTGGAATACCCGCGGCTAGTACGGATCGCGGACGAGTTTGCGAGGGAGCTGCAGTCAGATTGGTCGCTGGTCACTGCAAATCTGCTTGCGGACGTGATAAGAAGAGATCTGAATGTTTGTTTCTGGCTCTGCATACTGACCAGGCTTAGAAGGGTAGTGGAGAGAAACTTGTCCATGTTTGGTGAACACCCCAAGTTACTTCTCGAGAGAGGTCATGAAATAGCTGTCACGGACCTTGTTTTGCACTCCTCCTGTCCGCTTCGCCTCGTCTGGGGCATCACAGATGATGTTCCCATGAAGAAGAAACCATCAAAGGTTACATTTCATGAACTGTTGATAGATCCTGGGGCTGGGAGAAAAGTGGAGTCCGGTCAGTTGACATGGGAATCAAGGTTACCGCCTTATACTTCATTTCATCACTTTGTTTCACCTTGTGCTCAAGGTATGCTTGGAGGTACTACCCTGTCACGACGGAAGCGTCGAGGGGTGCCTTTCTAG
- the LOC127334898 gene encoding putative disease resistance protein RGA4 isoform X3: MLISRRVTFTVINAVNLRATSVAGELLSRFISFLSNKYHSSQAYSEDKQLEKLQLLLLRACTVVEEADGRYITNSGMLAQLKMLASAMYRGYWALGAASYRSLEEDSTLEVEVSNSSVCPKRSRAVHANARKNQARYLLELQGALESLESIVGNLREFVLILGGCDRMVRRPYDAYLYMENFMFGRHTEKQLLSKFLLQHDHRSPPAVLPIIGALGVGKKTLVAHVCNDERVRSRFPVILHLRESDLLTMTDHSTLVAEKTTLLIIEFVSDLGEKDWSRFYSALASLDSRSKVVILSRYKNSEKFGTVKPIFLNPLSYEEFSYLFKTLTFGSANQLEYPRLVRIADEFARELQSDWSLVTANLLADVIRRDLNVCFWLCILTRLRRVVERNLSMFGEHPKLLLERGHEIAVTDLVLHSSCPLRLVWGITDDVPMKKKPSKVTFHELLIDPGAGRKVESGQLTWESRLPPYTSFHHFVSPCAQGMLGGTTLSRRKRRGVPF, from the exons ATGTTAATTTCTCGGCGTGTGACTTTCACTGTTATCAATGCAGTCAATCTCAGAGCAACATCAG TAGCAGGTGAACTCTTGAGCCGATTCATCTCCTTCCTCAGCAACAAGTACCACTCGAGCCAGGCATACTCGGAAGATAAGCAGCTTGAGAAGCTGCAACTGCTGCTCCTGAGAGCTTGCACTGTCGTCGAGGAGGCGGACGGGCGGTACATCACCAACTCGGGCATGCTCGCGCAGCTCAAGATGCTGGCGAGCGCTATGTACCGAGGCTACTGGGCGCTAGGGGCCGCCAGTTACAGGTCCCTCGAGGAGGATAGTACCCTGGAGGTGGAGGTTAGCAACTCATCTGTCTGTCCAAAACGTTCCCGCGCAGTCCATGCCAATGCTCGAAAGAACCAGGCCAGGTACCTTCTCGAGCTTCAGGGTGCACTGGAAAGCTTAGAAAGTATTGTTGGTAATCTGAGGGAGTTTGTTTTGATTCTGGGTGGGTGCGATCGCATGGTTCGTAGACCATACGATGCCTATCTTTACATGGAGAACTTCATGTTCGGCCGCCATACCGAGAAGCAATTGTTGTCCAAGTTCCTGCTGCAGCACGACCATCGCTCTCCACCGGCTGTTCTCCCCATCATCGGTGCTCTTGGAGTTGGGAAGAAGACGCTAGTCGCACATGTGTGCAACGACGAGAGGGTTAGATCGCGCTTCCCTGTGATCTTGCATCTGCGTGAATCTGATCTGTTGACCATGACAGACCACTCAACTCTTGTTGCAGAGAAGACGACACTGCTAATCATCGAGTTTGTTTCGGATCTGGGTGAGAAGGATTGGTCCAGGTTTTACTCGGCTCTGGCAAGCTTGGATAGTAGAAGCAAAGTGGTTATCCTAAGCCGGTATAAGAATTCAGAGAAGTTTGGAACTGTGAAGCCAATATTTCTGAATCCTCTGTCATACGAGGAGTTCAGCTACCTCTTCAAGACGCTCACATTTGGGAGCGCGAACCAGCTGGAATACCCGCGGCTAGTACGGATCGCGGACGAGTTTGCGAGGGAGCTGCAGTCAGATTGGTCGCTGGTCACTGCAAATCTGCTTGCGGACGTGATAAGAAGAGATCTGAATGTTTGTTTCTGGCTCTGCATACTGACCAGGCTTAGAAGGGTAGTGGAGAGAAACTTGTCCATGTTTGGTGAACACCCCAAGTTACTTCTCGAGAGAGGTCATGAAATAGCTGTCACGGACCTTGTTTTGCACTCCTCCTGTCCGCTTCGCCTCGTCTGGGGCATCACAGATGATGTTCCCATGAAGAAGAAACCATCAAAGGTTACATTTCATGAACTGTTGATAGATCCTGGGGCTGGGAGAAAAGTGGAGTCCGGTCAGTTGACATGGGAATCAAGGTTACCGCCTTATACTTCATTTCATCACTTTGTTTCACCTTGTGCTCAAGGTATGCTTGGAGGTACTACCCTGTCACGACGGAAGCGTCGAGGGGTGCCTTTCTAG
- the LOC127334898 gene encoding putative disease resistance protein RGA4 isoform X2: protein MSISEQHQVYWQSLGNTRLFPTPGHRNFTTTLSIGEIKFKMELAMSAVAGELLSRFISFLSNKYHSSQAYSEDKQLEKLQLLLLRACTVVEEADGRYITNSGMLAQLKMLASAMYRGYWALGAASYRSLEEDSTLEVEVSNSSVCPKRSRAVHANARKNQARYLLELQGALESLESIVGNLREFVLILGGCDRMVRRPYDAYLYMENFMFGRHTEKQLLSKFLLQHDHRSPPAVLPIIGALGVGKKTLVAHVCNDERVRSRFPVILHLRESDLLTMTDHSTLVAEKTTLLIIEFVSDLGEKDWSRFYSALASLDSRSKVVILSRYKNSEKFGTVKPIFLNPLSYEEFSYLFKTLTFGSANQLEYPRLVRIADEFARELQSDWSLVTANLLADVIRRDLNVCFWLCILTRLRRVVERNLSMFGEHPKLLLERGHEIAVTDLVLHSSCPLRLVWGITDDVPMKKKPSKVTFHELLIDPGAGRKVESGQLTWESRLPPYTSFHHFVSPCAQGMLGGTTLSRRKRRGVPF from the exons ATG TCAATCTCAGAGCAACATCAGGTATATTGGCAATCCCTGGGCAACACCCGTCTCTTCCCCACTCCTGGACACCGTAATTTTACCACTACTCTTTCCATTGGAGAAATTAAATTCAAGATGGAGCTTGCCATGTCTGCAGTAGCAGGTGAACTCTTGAGCCGATTCATCTCCTTCCTCAGCAACAAGTACCACTCGAGCCAGGCATACTCGGAAGATAAGCAGCTTGAGAAGCTGCAACTGCTGCTCCTGAGAGCTTGCACTGTCGTCGAGGAGGCGGACGGGCGGTACATCACCAACTCGGGCATGCTCGCGCAGCTCAAGATGCTGGCGAGCGCTATGTACCGAGGCTACTGGGCGCTAGGGGCCGCCAGTTACAGGTCCCTCGAGGAGGATAGTACCCTGGAGGTGGAGGTTAGCAACTCATCTGTCTGTCCAAAACGTTCCCGCGCAGTCCATGCCAATGCTCGAAAGAACCAGGCCAGGTACCTTCTCGAGCTTCAGGGTGCACTGGAAAGCTTAGAAAGTATTGTTGGTAATCTGAGGGAGTTTGTTTTGATTCTGGGTGGGTGCGATCGCATGGTTCGTAGACCATACGATGCCTATCTTTACATGGAGAACTTCATGTTCGGCCGCCATACCGAGAAGCAATTGTTGTCCAAGTTCCTGCTGCAGCACGACCATCGCTCTCCACCGGCTGTTCTCCCCATCATCGGTGCTCTTGGAGTTGGGAAGAAGACGCTAGTCGCACATGTGTGCAACGACGAGAGGGTTAGATCGCGCTTCCCTGTGATCTTGCATCTGCGTGAATCTGATCTGTTGACCATGACAGACCACTCAACTCTTGTTGCAGAGAAGACGACACTGCTAATCATCGAGTTTGTTTCGGATCTGGGTGAGAAGGATTGGTCCAGGTTTTACTCGGCTCTGGCAAGCTTGGATAGTAGAAGCAAAGTGGTTATCCTAAGCCGGTATAAGAATTCAGAGAAGTTTGGAACTGTGAAGCCAATATTTCTGAATCCTCTGTCATACGAGGAGTTCAGCTACCTCTTCAAGACGCTCACATTTGGGAGCGCGAACCAGCTGGAATACCCGCGGCTAGTACGGATCGCGGACGAGTTTGCGAGGGAGCTGCAGTCAGATTGGTCGCTGGTCACTGCAAATCTGCTTGCGGACGTGATAAGAAGAGATCTGAATGTTTGTTTCTGGCTCTGCATACTGACCAGGCTTAGAAGGGTAGTGGAGAGAAACTTGTCCATGTTTGGTGAACACCCCAAGTTACTTCTCGAGAGAGGTCATGAAATAGCTGTCACGGACCTTGTTTTGCACTCCTCCTGTCCGCTTCGCCTCGTCTGGGGCATCACAGATGATGTTCCCATGAAGAAGAAACCATCAAAGGTTACATTTCATGAACTGTTGATAGATCCTGGGGCTGGGAGAAAAGTGGAGTCCGGTCAGTTGACATGGGAATCAAGGTTACCGCCTTATACTTCATTTCATCACTTTGTTTCACCTTGTGCTCAAGGTATGCTTGGAGGTACTACCCTGTCACGACGGAAGCGTCGAGGGGTGCCTTTCTAG
- the LOC127334898 gene encoding uncharacterized protein isoform X5: MLAQLKMLASAMYRGYWALGAASYRSLEEDSTLEVEVSNSSVCPKRSRAVHANARKNQARYLLELQGALESLESIVGNLREFVLILGGCDRMVRRPYDAYLYMENFMFGRHTEKQLLSKFLLQHDHRSPPAVLPIIGALGVGKKTLVAHVCNDERVRSRFPVILHLRESDLLTMTDHSTLVAEKTTLLIIEFVSDLGEKDWSRFYSALASLDSRSKVVILSRYKNSEKFGTVKPIFLNPLSYEEFSYLFKTLTFGSANQLEYPRLVRIADEFARELQSDWSLVTANLLADVIRRDLNVCFWLCILTRLRRVVERNLSMFGEHPKLLLERGHEIAVTDLVLHSSCPLRLVWGITDDVPMKKKPSKVTFHELLIDPGAGRKVESGQLTWESRLPPYTSFHHFVSPCAQGMLGGTTLSRRKRRGVPF, encoded by the coding sequence ATGCTCGCGCAGCTCAAGATGCTGGCGAGCGCTATGTACCGAGGCTACTGGGCGCTAGGGGCCGCCAGTTACAGGTCCCTCGAGGAGGATAGTACCCTGGAGGTGGAGGTTAGCAACTCATCTGTCTGTCCAAAACGTTCCCGCGCAGTCCATGCCAATGCTCGAAAGAACCAGGCCAGGTACCTTCTCGAGCTTCAGGGTGCACTGGAAAGCTTAGAAAGTATTGTTGGTAATCTGAGGGAGTTTGTTTTGATTCTGGGTGGGTGCGATCGCATGGTTCGTAGACCATACGATGCCTATCTTTACATGGAGAACTTCATGTTCGGCCGCCATACCGAGAAGCAATTGTTGTCCAAGTTCCTGCTGCAGCACGACCATCGCTCTCCACCGGCTGTTCTCCCCATCATCGGTGCTCTTGGAGTTGGGAAGAAGACGCTAGTCGCACATGTGTGCAACGACGAGAGGGTTAGATCGCGCTTCCCTGTGATCTTGCATCTGCGTGAATCTGATCTGTTGACCATGACAGACCACTCAACTCTTGTTGCAGAGAAGACGACACTGCTAATCATCGAGTTTGTTTCGGATCTGGGTGAGAAGGATTGGTCCAGGTTTTACTCGGCTCTGGCAAGCTTGGATAGTAGAAGCAAAGTGGTTATCCTAAGCCGGTATAAGAATTCAGAGAAGTTTGGAACTGTGAAGCCAATATTTCTGAATCCTCTGTCATACGAGGAGTTCAGCTACCTCTTCAAGACGCTCACATTTGGGAGCGCGAACCAGCTGGAATACCCGCGGCTAGTACGGATCGCGGACGAGTTTGCGAGGGAGCTGCAGTCAGATTGGTCGCTGGTCACTGCAAATCTGCTTGCGGACGTGATAAGAAGAGATCTGAATGTTTGTTTCTGGCTCTGCATACTGACCAGGCTTAGAAGGGTAGTGGAGAGAAACTTGTCCATGTTTGGTGAACACCCCAAGTTACTTCTCGAGAGAGGTCATGAAATAGCTGTCACGGACCTTGTTTTGCACTCCTCCTGTCCGCTTCGCCTCGTCTGGGGCATCACAGATGATGTTCCCATGAAGAAGAAACCATCAAAGGTTACATTTCATGAACTGTTGATAGATCCTGGGGCTGGGAGAAAAGTGGAGTCCGGTCAGTTGACATGGGAATCAAGGTTACCGCCTTATACTTCATTTCATCACTTTGTTTCACCTTGTGCTCAAGGTATGCTTGGAGGTACTACCCTGTCACGACGGAAGCGTCGAGGGGTGCCTTTCTAG